A stretch of Chitinophaga caeni DNA encodes these proteins:
- the gloA2 gene encoding SMU1112c/YaeR family gloxylase I-like metalloprotein — MLSLERVHHIAIICSDYERSKHFYTQILGLQIIREIYRGERLSYKLDLALNDQYIIELFSFPNPPPRKSGPEATGLRHLAFAVKNIESSRGYLLQQNIEVEPVRVDPYTQKKFTFFADPDGLPLELYEI; from the coding sequence ATGCTATCTTTGGAAAGGGTACATCATATCGCTATTATTTGCAGTGATTATGAAAGATCGAAGCATTTTTACACGCAGATCCTCGGTTTGCAAATCATAAGGGAAATATACCGCGGTGAAAGGCTGTCATACAAGCTCGACCTGGCATTGAATGATCAGTATATAATAGAGTTATTCTCATTCCCGAACCCGCCGCCACGTAAATCGGGACCTGAAGCTACCGGCTTGAGGCACTTGGCATTTGCCGTGAAAAATATTGAAAGTTCCCGCGGTTACCTGTTACAACAAAATATTGAAGTTGAACCGGTACGGGTTGATCCCTACACGCAAAAAAAGTTTACATTCTTCGCGGATCCCGATGGATTACCATTAGAGCTATATGAAATTTAG